A region of Lycium barbarum isolate Lr01 chromosome 3, ASM1917538v2, whole genome shotgun sequence DNA encodes the following proteins:
- the LOC132633315 gene encoding root phototropism protein 3 produces MNDLLASTYYSSVHTNSKMKRPTLSDSDILPGKSTHFSAECWFDDTCILDMDYFVKTLSDIKAKGVRPDLIGSIITHYASKWLPDLSPDEGSPVLIGSKDFADSLESVTASWMKKRFFVETLVGILPPEKDSIPCNFLLRLLRIASMVRVEPSYRVELEKRISWQLDQATLKELMIPSFVHTCGTLLDVELVLRLVERFMSLDEGARSGSALIKVAKLVDNYLAEAAVDANLTLLEFIGIASALPGHARSTDDGLYRAIDTYLKAHPGVTKQERKTLCRLIDSRKLSPEASLHAAQNERLPVRAVIQVLLSEQTKLNNNKQQIDWSGSFVSGTRSPNNQGFTEPSARCTSKREINIQHMEIKRLKEDVLRLQSQCMAMQAQIEKLLDKKRGGRFFSWKKIIVPSSVNKADKYGEIDRETDVGFIGRQTPIDMKTRLVRGKTSNKWRKSLS; encoded by the exons ATGAATGACTTACTAGCTAGCACTTATTACTCTAGTGTTCACACAAACTCTAAAATGAAGAGACCAACATTGTCGGACTCCGACATTCTTCCAGGCAAATCCACACATTTCTCAGCCGAATGTTGGTTCGACGACACATGTATCCTCGACATGGACTACTTTGTCAAGACACTTTCCGACATAAAGGCCAAAGGTGTTCGTCCCGACCTTATTGGCTCGATTATAACTCACTATGCATCTAAATGGCTTCCGGACCTGTCTCCTGACGAAG GTTCACCAGTGTTAATAGGCTCGAAAGATTTTGCGGACTCGCTGGAAAGCGTAACAGCGTCATGGATGAAGAAAAGGTTTTTTGTAGAAACATTAGTCGGAATTCTCCCACCTGAGAAAGATTCAATCCCTTGCAATTTCCTCTTGCGGTTGCTTCGGATCGCCAGTATGGTTCGGGTCGAGCCTAGTTACCGGGTCGAATTGGAGAAACGGATATCATGGCAACTGGACCAGGCTACACTGAAGGAACTAATGATTCCATCTTTTGTTCACACGTGTGGGACATTATTGGATGTTGAACTTGTTCTTAGGTTGGTTGAGAGGTTTATGAGTTTAGATGAAGGTGCAAGAAGTGGAAGTGCTTTAATTAAGGTTGCTAAGCTTGTGGATAATTACTTAGCTGAAGCTGCTGTTGATGCGAATTTGACGTTGTTGGAGTTTATTGGTATTGCTAGTGCACTTCCTGGCCATGCTCGTTCCACAGATGATGGCTTGTACAGAGCCATTGATACCTACCTCAAA GCACATCCCGGGGTGacaaaacaagaaagaaaaaccCTATGCAGATTGATCGACAGCAGAAAGCTGTCACCTGAAGCGTCCCTACACGCAGCACAAAACGAACGTTTGCCAGTGCGAGCAGTAATTCAAGTACTGTTATCTGAACAAACAAAGCTTAACAACAACAAGCAGCAAATTGATTGGAGCGGTTCTTTTGTAAGCGGAACACGAAGCCCCAATAATCAAGGATTTACTGAGCCTTCAGCTCGGTGTACGTCTAAGCGCGAAATAAATATTCAACATATGGAGATAAAGAGGCTGAAAGAAGATGTTTTGAGGTTACAGAGTCAGTGTATGGCAATGCAAGCGCAAATTGAGAAGTTGTTGGACAAGAAACGAGGTGGCCGTTTTTTCAGCTGGAAGAAAATTATTGTGCCTTCCTCAGTGAATAAGGCtgataaatatggagaaattgataGAGAAACTGATGTGGGATTTATTGGAAGACAAACTCCTATTGATATGAAGACTAGGCTTGTTCGAGGCAAAACTTCTAACAAGTGGAGGAAATCTTTGTCCTGA
- the LOC132633313 gene encoding pentatricopeptide repeat-containing protein At1g15510, chloroplastic, with product MAAVSAKTPATSLPLDPPNPQFSKLHSSKSLNFSSIFQKSHFFSLKKNHQNSLLNSNSSTSTPTTDPNSHIIQLCSQNQLEQAIVYLKSINGTVEEETYVSLARLCEFKRASNEGCEVFSCIVNCMNQLSLRLGNALLSMFVRLGNLGDAWYVFGKMEERDVFSWNVLIGGYAKNGYFDEALDLYQRMLWVGIRPDVYTFPCVLRTCGGLPDWRMGREIHGHVIRFNYESEIDVVNALMTMYVKCGDVGNARVLFDGMSKRDRISWNAMISGYFENGEFLEGLMLFSSMREVGFFPDLMTMTSVISACEALGDEILGRALHGYVSRMDFYSDVSVHNSLIQFYSAIGYWEEAEKIFDRIKCKDVVSWTAMISGYESNGFPEKAIKTYKMMELEGVMPDEITIASVLSACTSLGLLEMGVKLQQLAERRGLISYVIVSNTLIDLYSKCSCIDKALEIFHTIPDKNVISWTSIILGLRINNRSLEALIFFREMKRHQDPNSVTLVSVLSACSRIGALMCGKEIHAYVLRNGMEFHGFLPNALLDFYVRCGRMAPALNLFNMQKEDVTAWNILLTGYAQRGQGVLAIELFDGMITSRVKPDEITFISLLRACSRSGLVAEGLDYLNSMESKHCIIPNLKHYACVVDLLGRAGLVNDAYDFIVSLPVKPDSAIWGALLNACRIHRQVELGELAAKHILETDERGVGYYVLLCNFYSDNGRWDEVVRLRKIMIEKGLTIDPGCSWIEVKGNVHAFLSGDNLHPQSKEINAVLEGFYEKMKAAHRSESERYKVNEVEDSKAEIFCGHSERLAIAFGLINTAPGTPIFVTKNLYMCKSCHDTIKFISEVVRREISVRDTEHFHHFKDGRCTCGDENYLGKLESHNQKESIHR from the coding sequence ATGGCTGCTGTCTCTGCTAAAACCCCGGCTACATCTCTCCCTTTAGACCCCCCTAACCCTCAATTCTCTAAACTCCATTCTTCTAAGTCTCTTAATTTCTCTAGCATCTTCCAAAAATCCCACtttttttcccttaaaaaaaaccATCAAAATTCTCTCCTTAACTCCAACTCATCCACTTCTACTCCTACAACTGACCCAAATTCCCATATTATCCAATTATGCTCTCAAAACCAGCTAGAACAAGCAATAGTCTATTTAAAGTCAATAAATGGCACCGTAGAAGAAGAAACATATGTTTCTTTAGCTAGGCTTTGTGAATTTAAAAGGGCGTCGAATGAGGGATGTGAGGTATTTTCTTGTATAGTTAATTGTATGAACCAGTTGAGCTTGAGGCTAGGAAATGCTTTGTTGAGTATGTTTGTTAGGTTGGGGAATTTGGGTGATGCTTGGTATGTTTTTGGGAAAATGGAGGAAAGGGATGTTTTTTCTTGGAATGTTTTGATTGGTGGGTATGCGAAAAACGGGTATTTTGATGAGGCTTTGGATCTGTATCAAAGGATGTTGTGGGTTGGTATTAGACCTGATGTTTATACTTTTCCTTGTGTTTTAAGGACTTGTGGGGGTTTGCCTGATTGGAGAATGGGTAGAGAGATACATGGTCATGTTATACGGTTTAACTATGAGTCGGaaattgatgttgttaatgcGTTGATGACGATGTATGTCAAGTGTGGTGATGTTGGCAATGCAAGAGTGTTGTTTGATGGAATGTCTAAGAGGGATAGAATTTCTTGGAATGCTATGATTTCGGGTTACTTTGAGAATGGTGAGTTTTTGGAAGGGTTAATGTTGTTCTCGTCAATGCGGGAAGTTGGGTTTTTTCCGGATTTGATGACCATGACAAGTGTGATTTCAGCTTGTGAGGCTCTCGGGGATGAGATTTTAGGGAGGGCCCTTCACGGGTATGTGTCAAGAATGGATTTTTATAGTGATGTTTCGGTGCACAACTCTCTTATTCAATTTTATTCAGCTATTGGGTATTGGGAGGAAGCAGAAAAGATCTTCGATAGGATAAAGTGCAAAGATGTAGTTTCATGGACTGCAATGATCTCAGGTTATGAGAGTAATGGGTTTCCCGAGAAGGCCATTAAGACGTACAAAATGATGGAGCTAGAAGGTGTTATGCCGGATGAAATTACTATTGCTTCTGTTCTATCTGCCTGCACTTCATTAGGCCTTCTAGAAATGGGTGTTAAGCTTCAACAACTAGCTGAAAGGAGAGGACTTATATCATACGTGATTGTTTCAAACACTCTGATCGACTTGTACTCGAAGTGCAGCTGTATTGACAAGGCGTTGGAAATTTTTCACACGATACCGGATAAAAACGTCATATCTTGGACTTCTATTATTCTTGGTCTCCGGATTAATAATCGTAGTTTGGAAGCTTTGATCTTTTTTAGAGAAATGAAACGCCATCAGGATCCCAATTCTGTTACCTTAGTGTCTGTCCTCTCTGCATGTTCTAGAATCGGTGCACTGATGTGTGGTAAAGAAATACATGCATATGTATTGAGGAACGGAATGGAATTTCATGGTTTCTTACCCAATGCACTCCTTGACTTCTACGTGAGGTGTGGAAGGATGGCCCCAGCACTAAATCTGTTTAATATGCAGAAAGAGGATGTTACTGCTTGGAATATCTTGCTGACTGGCTATGCTCAGCGAGGGCAAGGTGTGCTTGCAATTGAGCTTTTTGATGGAATGATAACTTCAAGAGTAAAGCCAGATGAGATTACTTTCATTTCTCTGTTACGTGCTTGTAGTAGATCTGGTTTAGTAGCTGAAGGCCTTGACTATTTGAATAGCATGGAGAGTAAACATTGTATTATTCCGAATCTGAAGCATTACGCTTGTGTGGTTGATCTGCTAGGCCGTGCAGGTCTAGTGAACGATGCTTATGATTTTATTGTATCATTGCCTGTGAAACCCGATTCCGCTATCTGGGGGGCTTTATTAAATGCGTGTAGGATCCACAGGCAGGTTGAACTTGGAGAACTAGCAGCTAAACACATTCTTGAAACAGATGAGAGGGGTGTCGGATATTATGTTCTCCTCTGCAACTTCTATTCTGACAATGGCAGATGGGATGAAGTTGTAAGATTAAGGAAGATTATGATAGAAAAAGGACTGACTATCGATCCTGGTTGCAGCTGGATAGAAGTAAAGGGAAATGTACACGCATTTCTTAGTGGTGATAACTTACACCCCCAAAGTAAGGAAATTAATGCAGTTCTAGAAGGATTTTATGAAAAAATGAAGGCAGCACATCGTAGTGAATCTGAAAGATATAAAGTGAATGAGGTTGAAGATTCAAAAGCCGAGATCTTTTGTGGGCACAGTGAGAGACTAGCTATTGCATTTGGGCTTATAAATACGGCTCCGGGGACGCCAATTTTTGTCACAAAGAATCTTTATATGTGCAAGAGCTGTCACGACACAATCAAGTTTATCTCTGAGGTTGTGCGGAGGGAGATTTCAGTTAGAGATACTGAGCATTTCCACCATTTTAAGGATGGAAGATGCACATGTGGGGATGAAAATTATTTGGGAAAACTTGAAAGTCATAACCAGAAAGAATCGATTCACAGGTGA